From one Liolophura sinensis isolate JHLJ2023 chromosome 10, CUHK_Ljap_v2, whole genome shotgun sequence genomic stretch:
- the LOC135476168 gene encoding uncharacterized protein LOC135476168 isoform X1, whose translation MTMTTTQRKAQWARATALLKSRSFDIKFDLENTGYKRIENIGTGAYGVVCSAIHKKTGDRVAIKKIPGVFDIHVTAMRTYREIKILKHFNHDNVISILDILKPKEPVDTFKDIYVVLDLMESDLHRIIHSNQDLTDEHIRYFLFQLLRGVKYIHSANVIHRDLKPSNLLVNEDCQLKIGDFGMARGTSNSGDEKNAFMTQYVATRWYRAPEIMLTVSKYTSAVDIWSVGCIFAEMLGRKHLFPGSDSLNQLKLIIGVLGSPSKAFLDFMQSEVFKTFVTEWGHKEPLPLVTLFPRANRKALDLLSKMLTLHPKERLTAEEALNHPYLSKYHDPEDEPICIPAFNFDFEKQPDLKGAKLRQAIVREIYDYHQSVPLTPTFNAVLKPVSIGQNSPVVTGGKSAQGHGQVTPGQATQVQGQATGLQAFLNQLNQEQSNLGTQKTGKSSNTAIASSSSVIVPGVNQVFKTPGQLPLKEEDKPVQIVDLPSSRDVEMLSARSTGQKMRDSVLSMAPQAKDQTTITTTTTSTSTTSKDNTCDKAEHKTISEDTKASLSALLNAKKQRAENGGPDKPEQTKRVTAMSRQKERMQKRKKKLSEPREKRS comes from the exons GACCATGACTACAACTCAACGGAAGGCCCAGTGGGCCAGAGCAACGGCTCTGCTAAAGAGCAGGTCATTTGACATCAAGTTTGACTTGGAGAACACTGGTTACAAACGAATTGAGAACATTGGAACTGGGGCATATGGTGTAGTATGCTCGGCCATCCACAAGAAAACCGGAGATCGTGTAGCTATCAAAAAAATCCCTGGGGTATTTGACATTCATGTTACAGCAATGAGGACATACAGAGAAATTAAAATCCTGAAGCATTTTAATCATGACAACGTTATCTCGATTTTGGACATCTTGAAGCCTAAGGAGCCTGTGGATACTTTCAAGGACATCTATGTTGTTTTGGATTTAATGGAAAGTGACTTACATCGGATCATTCATTCAAACCAGGATTTGACGGATGAACATATCAGATACTTCCTGTTCCAGCTACTACGAGGGGTAAAGTACATCCACTCTGCTAATGTCATACACCGTGATCTCAAACCAAGCAACTTACTGGTGAATGAGGACTGTCAACTCAAGATAGGTGATTTTG GTATGGCGCGTGGGACATCCAACAGTGGAGACGAGAAAAATGCGTTCATGACACAGTATGTGGCCACCCGGTGGTACAGGGCCCCTGAGATCATGCTCACTGTGTCCAAGTACACCTCTGCTGTTGATATATGGTCTGTGGGTTGTATCTTTGCAGAGATGCTCGGAAGAAAGCATCTTTTTCCAG GAAGCGATTCTCTCAACCAGCTGAAGCTGATCATTGGTGTGCTGGGAAGTCCATCCAAGGCTTTCCTTGATTTCATGCAATCAGAGGTCTTCAAAACATTTGTCACAG aatGGGGCCACAAGGAACCTTTGCCGCTGGTTACCCTCTTTCCACGAGCCAATAGGAAAGCTCTGGACCTGCTGTCTAAAATGCTGACTCTGCACCCTAAGGAGCGTCTTACTGCAGAAGAGGCTCTGAATCACCCATACCTGTCCAAATATCATGACCCTGAGGATGAGCCCATCTGTATACCAGCCTTTAACTTTGACTTTGAGAAGCAG CCTGATCTTAAAGGAGCAAAGTTACGTCAAGCAATTGTGAGAGAAATCTACGACTACCACCAATCTGTACCATTAACCCCAACATTCAATGCTGTACTCAAGCCAGTTTCTATTGGTCAAAACAGTCCAGTAGTGACAGGTGGGAAATCTGCCCAGGGTCATGGACAGGTCACTCCAGGTCAAGCCACCCAAGTTCAAGGTCAAGCGACAGGACTCCAGGCTTTTCTGAATCAGCTTAACCAAGAACAGTCAAATCTCGGAACTCAAAAGACTGGGAAAAGTTCTAACACAGCAATTGCTAGTTCTTCTTCAGTGATTGTGCCAGGTGTGAATCAGGTTTTTAAAACACCTGGACAACTGCCGCTAAAAGAAGAGGACAAACCTGTGCAGATTGTTGACCTGCCATCCAGCAGGGATGTAGAAATGCTTAGTGCCAGATCCACCGGTCAGAAAATGAGAGACTCCGTTCTCAGCATGGCACCCCAGGCCAAAGACCAGACTACCATTACCACCACAACCACCTCTACCTCCACGACTTCCAAAGACAATACCTGTGATAAAGCTGAGCACAAAACTATCTCAGAGGACACAAAAGCTTCCCTGTCCGCTCTCTTAAATGCCAAAAAACAACGGGCAG AAAATGGAGGCCCAGACAAACCAGAGCAGACCAAGAGGGTGACAGCCATGTCAAGGCAAAAGGAGCGAATgcagaagagaaagaaaaagctGAGCGAGCCAAGAGAAAAGAGAAGTTAA
- the LOC135476168 gene encoding uncharacterized protein LOC135476168 isoform X2 has protein sequence MTTTQRKAQWARATALLKSRSFDIKFDLENTGYKRIENIGTGAYGVVCSAIHKKTGDRVAIKKIPGVFDIHVTAMRTYREIKILKHFNHDNVISILDILKPKEPVDTFKDIYVVLDLMESDLHRIIHSNQDLTDEHIRYFLFQLLRGVKYIHSANVIHRDLKPSNLLVNEDCQLKIGDFGMARGTSNSGDEKNAFMTQYVATRWYRAPEIMLTVSKYTSAVDIWSVGCIFAEMLGRKHLFPGSDSLNQLKLIIGVLGSPSKAFLDFMQSEVFKTFVTEWGHKEPLPLVTLFPRANRKALDLLSKMLTLHPKERLTAEEALNHPYLSKYHDPEDEPICIPAFNFDFEKQPDLKGAKLRQAIVREIYDYHQSVPLTPTFNAVLKPVSIGQNSPVVTGGKSAQGHGQVTPGQATQVQGQATGLQAFLNQLNQEQSNLGTQKTGKSSNTAIASSSSVIVPGVNQVFKTPGQLPLKEEDKPVQIVDLPSSRDVEMLSARSTGQKMRDSVLSMAPQAKDQTTITTTTTSTSTTSKDNTCDKAEHKTISEDTKASLSALLNAKKQRAENGGPDKPEQTKRVTAMSRQKERMQKRKKKLSEPREKRS, from the exons ATGACTACAACTCAACGGAAGGCCCAGTGGGCCAGAGCAACGGCTCTGCTAAAGAGCAGGTCATTTGACATCAAGTTTGACTTGGAGAACACTGGTTACAAACGAATTGAGAACATTGGAACTGGGGCATATGGTGTAGTATGCTCGGCCATCCACAAGAAAACCGGAGATCGTGTAGCTATCAAAAAAATCCCTGGGGTATTTGACATTCATGTTACAGCAATGAGGACATACAGAGAAATTAAAATCCTGAAGCATTTTAATCATGACAACGTTATCTCGATTTTGGACATCTTGAAGCCTAAGGAGCCTGTGGATACTTTCAAGGACATCTATGTTGTTTTGGATTTAATGGAAAGTGACTTACATCGGATCATTCATTCAAACCAGGATTTGACGGATGAACATATCAGATACTTCCTGTTCCAGCTACTACGAGGGGTAAAGTACATCCACTCTGCTAATGTCATACACCGTGATCTCAAACCAAGCAACTTACTGGTGAATGAGGACTGTCAACTCAAGATAGGTGATTTTG GTATGGCGCGTGGGACATCCAACAGTGGAGACGAGAAAAATGCGTTCATGACACAGTATGTGGCCACCCGGTGGTACAGGGCCCCTGAGATCATGCTCACTGTGTCCAAGTACACCTCTGCTGTTGATATATGGTCTGTGGGTTGTATCTTTGCAGAGATGCTCGGAAGAAAGCATCTTTTTCCAG GAAGCGATTCTCTCAACCAGCTGAAGCTGATCATTGGTGTGCTGGGAAGTCCATCCAAGGCTTTCCTTGATTTCATGCAATCAGAGGTCTTCAAAACATTTGTCACAG aatGGGGCCACAAGGAACCTTTGCCGCTGGTTACCCTCTTTCCACGAGCCAATAGGAAAGCTCTGGACCTGCTGTCTAAAATGCTGACTCTGCACCCTAAGGAGCGTCTTACTGCAGAAGAGGCTCTGAATCACCCATACCTGTCCAAATATCATGACCCTGAGGATGAGCCCATCTGTATACCAGCCTTTAACTTTGACTTTGAGAAGCAG CCTGATCTTAAAGGAGCAAAGTTACGTCAAGCAATTGTGAGAGAAATCTACGACTACCACCAATCTGTACCATTAACCCCAACATTCAATGCTGTACTCAAGCCAGTTTCTATTGGTCAAAACAGTCCAGTAGTGACAGGTGGGAAATCTGCCCAGGGTCATGGACAGGTCACTCCAGGTCAAGCCACCCAAGTTCAAGGTCAAGCGACAGGACTCCAGGCTTTTCTGAATCAGCTTAACCAAGAACAGTCAAATCTCGGAACTCAAAAGACTGGGAAAAGTTCTAACACAGCAATTGCTAGTTCTTCTTCAGTGATTGTGCCAGGTGTGAATCAGGTTTTTAAAACACCTGGACAACTGCCGCTAAAAGAAGAGGACAAACCTGTGCAGATTGTTGACCTGCCATCCAGCAGGGATGTAGAAATGCTTAGTGCCAGATCCACCGGTCAGAAAATGAGAGACTCCGTTCTCAGCATGGCACCCCAGGCCAAAGACCAGACTACCATTACCACCACAACCACCTCTACCTCCACGACTTCCAAAGACAATACCTGTGATAAAGCTGAGCACAAAACTATCTCAGAGGACACAAAAGCTTCCCTGTCCGCTCTCTTAAATGCCAAAAAACAACGGGCAG AAAATGGAGGCCCAGACAAACCAGAGCAGACCAAGAGGGTGACAGCCATGTCAAGGCAAAAGGAGCGAATgcagaagagaaagaaaaagctGAGCGAGCCAAGAGAAAAGAGAAGTTAA
- the LOC135476169 gene encoding LOW QUALITY PROTEIN: mitogen-activated protein kinase 7-like (The sequence of the model RefSeq protein was modified relative to this genomic sequence to represent the inferred CDS: deleted 1 base in 1 codon), translating to MCQCLRHDQPVKTWPPLPRADPHNNSPPQLNINPTPSEVTDQDMPFSEPTAFSCHGGESNVTSCSDIVAESSSLHSDWVAVLSKQLSKHLVEDIYPPALIGTPKGLGGGYGVGLSLDQEMAEGCPNPDSAPLSASLLADWMDVSGNMSAREMEALFREAELASPMAISLSDFTLPSS from the exons ATGTGCCAATGTTTGAGGCACGACCAACCAGTGAAAACATGGCCGCCTCTTCCCAGAGCAGACCCACACAACAACTCGCCACCACAGTTAAATATAAACCCTACCCCATCTGAAGTCACGGATCAGGACATGCCCTTCAGCGAACCGACAGCATTCTCCTGCCATGGGGGTGAGTCGAACGTCACTTCGTGTTCAGACATCGTTGCCGAATCATCCAGCCTCCACAGC GATTGGGTGGCTGTGCTTAGCAAACAATTGTCTAAACACCTAGTGGAGGACATTTACCCGCCAGCCTTGATCGGGACCCCCAAGGGCTTAGGTGGAGGATATGGAGTGGGATTATCTCTGGACCAAGAAATGGCAGAAGG GTGTCCTAACCCAGACTCCGCCCCCCTCTCTGCATCCCTGCTGGCTGATTGGATGGATGTGTCCGGGAACATGAGCGCACGCGAGATGGAGGCCTTGTTCAGAGAGGCAGAGCTTGCGTCTCCCATGGCGATCTCACTCAGCGATTTCACCCTACCATCATCATAG